The following nucleotide sequence is from Paeniglutamicibacter kerguelensis.
CGACGACCGTCGCATTGCCCTTGAGCAGCAGGCGCAGCGCCTTGGCCACGTCCCATCCGTTGACATCAAAGACCTTGTCCAGCGGGGTCTCGATGACATCCCGGCGGGGCCACAGGCCCAGGTAGTCGTTGGCCGGGCGCAGGTAGAGGAAACGGCAGTCGTAGTCGCTGTCCGGGGAGGGGAATCCCCAGGCCCGGCTGCCACTTTCCACGGCCCAGGAAACGGCGACATCTTCCGCGCCTGCGACCCGTTCCAGCCGCGCATCTATCTCGGCGACCACCGATGGGTCAAGGGTGTCGGGGATGTTTCGCATACAAACACCCTACCGCTGGTCGTCCGGCGTCCCGGGTCCGGACCTTCCGGACCGTCAGTCGCCAAGCCCGAGGTTCACGGCCAGGTCCCGTACCGTCAGTTCGAAAAGCTCGGCCGGGTCGCCCAGCGTGTTGGGGCCGTACTGCCCGAACACCTCAAAGCTCACGGCCCCAAACAGGCCGGACCACGCCCCCAGCCCGCGGGCGATAAGCCATCCCGGGGACTTGAGCGAGTATTCGGCCCGCAGGGATTCGACATCCGCCGCCAGGCCCTGCGACAGATCCCGGGCGCGTTCCCGCACCGCGACCCCGCCGGCCTCCCATGCGTCTTCGACGATCCCCATCAGCCGCACGACCACCCGGGTTCCCGCCGGCACCGTCTGCCCGGGGGGCGCGTGGTAGCCGGGGACCGGCGTTCCGAAGAGCAACCCGTAGCGCGACGGTTCGGCGATCGCCCAGCCACGCACGGCGCGGGCCAGCACCGCGAACCTTTCACCGTGCGACGCCGGCGGGCCTTCCAGTGCGGCGTCAACGGCGTCGCCCAGCTCTGTATAGGCCTCGACCACCAGTAGCGTCAGCAGTTCGTCCCGGCTTGAGACATAGCGGTAGACGGCGGAGGACACGATGCCCAGGTCCTTGGCCACGGCGCGCAGGGACAGCGCGGCGGCACCCTGGCGGGCCAGCTGCTCGCGTCCGAGGCGCATGATTTCTGCCATGGTGCGTTCGCGGGCCAGTTCACGCGGGGTTTTTGCTCCTTGCATGAACCCATCCCACACCACGAGGGTGAGCGCCGTCAACTTTAGTGAGCACCGCTCTTGACTTACGCGTCCCGGCTTCCTAACCTAAATATGAGAGCACTGCTCTCATATTGCGAACAGGAGGCTTGAACCCATGTCCAATCACTACCTCGTCACCGGCTCCGGACCCGTCGGAACCACCGTGGCCCTAAATCTGGCCAACCAGGGCCACAGCGTGACGCTGGCGACCCGTTCCGGCAGTGGCCCGGAGCACCCCGGAATCCAGAGGATGCGCGCCGACGTCCTCGACCCCGCCCAGGTGGCCGCGGCAATGGCCGGCGCCACCGCGGTGTTCCACTGCATCCATGCCGCCTACTCCGCCCGGGCATGGACCGAAACGCTCCCCCGCGCGGAGGAACTGGTCCTGGCCGCGGCTGGCGAACGGGGAATCCCCGTGGTCTTTCCCGAAAGCCTGTACTCCTATTCGAACCCCGAGCAAACCATGGCAGAGGATTCGCCCCGCAATGCAGCGGGCGGCAAGCGCGGGGTCCGAACGGAATTACTGAACGCACGCGCAGACTCGGGGACCAACACCGTCTCAGTGGTGGCCTCCGACTTCTACGGACCCCGCGTCGAGAACGCCCACGCCGGGGCGCGGATGCTCGAATCCGTCTTCGACGGCCGGCGTCTGCTGGCGATCGGCAACCCGTCGCTGCCGCACTCATTCACCTACATGCCCGACCTTGCCACGGCCATGGTGCGGGCCGCGGAGCGGCCGGAGCTTTGGAACGGCGTGCTCCATGCGCCCACGGCGCCGCCGTCCAGCCAGCGGGTCATGGCGGAAGCCTACGCGGCCGCGGCAGGCCTTCCCGCGCCCAAGGTGTCCGGGATGCCCGGCGGAATCCTGCGGGCGATCGGGCTTGTGCACCCCGCGACGCGAGAGCTCGCCGAAATGGCGTACCAGTTCGACAGCCCCTTGGTGATGGACTCGCGTCGGAGCCAATCCCTGCTCGGGCTCTCGCCCACCCCGCTGGCCGACGGCGCACGC
It contains:
- a CDS encoding NAD-dependent epimerase/dehydratase family protein, coding for MSNHYLVTGSGPVGTTVALNLANQGHSVTLATRSGSGPEHPGIQRMRADVLDPAQVAAAMAGATAVFHCIHAAYSARAWTETLPRAEELVLAAAGERGIPVVFPESLYSYSNPEQTMAEDSPRNAAGGKRGVRTELLNARADSGTNTVSVVASDFYGPRVENAHAGARMLESVFDGRRLLAIGNPSLPHSFTYMPDLATAMVRAAERPELWNGVLHAPTAPPSSQRVMAEAYAAAAGLPAPKVSGMPGGILRAIGLVHPATRELAEMAYQFDSPLVMDSRRSQSLLGLSPTPLADGARATVDWWRETHTG
- a CDS encoding TetR/AcrR family transcriptional regulator translates to MQGAKTPRELARERTMAEIMRLGREQLARQGAAALSLRAVAKDLGIVSSAVYRYVSSRDELLTLLVVEAYTELGDAVDAALEGPPASHGERFAVLARAVRGWAIAEPSRYGLLFGTPVPGYHAPPGQTVPAGTRVVVRLMGIVEDAWEAGGVAVRERARDLSQGLAADVESLRAEYSLKSPGWLIARGLGAWSGLFGAVSFEVFGQYGPNTLGDPAELFELTVRDLAVNLGLGD